From the Priestia koreensis genome, one window contains:
- a CDS encoding GspE/PulE family protein, producing MMEMQQRKRLGDLLIESGLISEEQLNDALANRKKSQKLGDALLERGAITEQQLIEVLEFQLGIPHVSLYRYPFDVTLTSLISREFAKRNYLIPLKKEGNRLFVAMADPMDFFAIDDLRLSTGFQIERAIASKEDILRAITKYYEVDDEIQEFSFQEEKTNSVVVKEIEEEAPIVRLVNQLIANAVQQKASDIHIDPQETKVTVRYRVDGLLKTERTLPKQVQSILTTRIKIMANLDITEHRIPQDGRIKITREFNPIDLRISVLPTVFGEKIVMRILDLGSTLNDVKKIGFNRLNLQRFLKLIEQPNGIVLITGPTGSGKSSTLYAALNYLNNEEVNIITVEDPVEYQLEGINQIQVNTNVGLTFASGLRSILRQDPNIIMVGEIRDKETADVAVRASLTGHLVLSTLHTNDAVGTVTRLTDMGVEPFLVATSLAGVVAQRLVRRLCRDCQEEYEPSKSERDIFARRGITIEKLIRGKGCGNCNMTGFKGRIAVHELMVLNEEMKRAILDKKPSSVLRELAVKNKMIFLLDDGLIKVKQGLTATEEVLRVVNID from the coding sequence ATGATGGAAATGCAGCAACGGAAACGACTTGGAGATTTATTAATTGAGTCAGGCCTAATCTCCGAAGAACAACTGAATGATGCATTAGCCAATCGCAAAAAAAGTCAAAAATTAGGTGATGCCCTCTTGGAAAGAGGAGCAATCACAGAACAGCAGTTAATTGAGGTATTAGAATTTCAGCTTGGTATTCCGCACGTAAGCTTATATCGTTATCCATTTGACGTGACGTTAACAAGTTTAATTTCAAGAGAGTTCGCAAAACGTAATTATTTGATTCCGCTAAAGAAAGAAGGGAATCGGTTGTTTGTGGCGATGGCAGATCCGATGGATTTTTTTGCGATTGATGACTTAAGGCTATCGACAGGATTTCAAATTGAACGAGCCATCGCCTCAAAAGAAGACATTCTTCGCGCCATCACAAAATATTATGAGGTTGACGACGAAATTCAAGAGTTTTCATTTCAGGAAGAAAAGACGAATTCAGTTGTCGTAAAAGAAATAGAAGAAGAAGCGCCTATTGTTCGCCTAGTTAATCAGCTCATTGCAAACGCCGTTCAGCAAAAAGCGAGCGATATCCATATCGATCCACAAGAAACGAAAGTAACGGTTCGGTATCGGGTAGATGGACTTTTAAAGACGGAACGCACGCTACCAAAGCAAGTACAGAGTATTTTAACAACGCGGATTAAAATTATGGCGAATCTTGATATTACTGAGCACCGTATTCCTCAGGATGGACGCATTAAAATTACGCGAGAGTTTAATCCAATAGATTTACGCATTTCCGTGTTACCAACCGTATTTGGCGAAAAGATTGTTATGCGTATTTTGGATCTTGGAAGTACGCTAAACGATGTCAAAAAAATCGGCTTCAATCGTTTGAATCTTCAGCGTTTTTTGAAGTTGATCGAACAACCAAATGGAATTGTCCTCATTACAGGACCAACAGGGTCAGGTAAATCTTCCACATTATATGCGGCATTAAATTATTTAAATAATGAAGAAGTAAACATTATTACCGTTGAGGACCCCGTCGAGTATCAGCTTGAAGGAATCAATCAAATTCAAGTAAACACAAATGTTGGTCTAACCTTTGCATCAGGACTTCGCTCGATTTTACGTCAGGATCCCAACATTATCATGGTGGGGGAGATCCGTGACAAGGAAACAGCGGACGTAGCGGTTCGAGCTTCTCTCACAGGACATTTAGTATTGAGTACGCTTCATACGAATGATGCGGTTGGTACCGTAACGCGCCTAACGGATATGGGCGTAGAGCCCTTCTTGGTAGCAACGAGCTTAGCTGGTGTCGTTGCACAACGACTAGTTCGACGATTATGTCGTGACTGCCAGGAAGAATACGAACCGTCTAAAAGTGAACGAGATATTTTTGCAAGACGTGGCATCACGATTGAAAAGCTTATTCGAGGAAAAGGCTGTGGAAATTGCAATATGACCGGGTTTAAAGGGCGTATCGCTGTTCATGAGCTTATGGTGCTAAACGAAGAAATGAAGCGAGCGATTTTGGATAAAAAGCCGAGCAGCGTGCTACGAGAGCTTGCCGTGAAAAACAAGATGATTTTCTTACTCGATGATGGATTAATTAAGGTGAAGCAGGGATTAACAGCGACAGAAGAAGTGCTTCGTGTCGTAAATATTGACTAG
- a CDS encoding type IV pilus twitching motility protein PilT, producing MNTQIQELMRVAFNYKASDLHLTVGVPPILRINGELKRYGKEALKPQDLEGMTKDIVPETHWDTFCDKGELDFSYGLPDVSRFRVNAYHQRGSKSLAIRIIPTIVPTLEDLKMPPILKTIAAKPQGLVLVTGPTGSGKSTTLASMIHHMNTTMKRHIITLEDPIEYLHRHGTSIIDQREIGFDTQSFANGLRASLRQDPDVILVGELRDLETIHTAITAAETGHLVLGTLHTSSAPSTINRVLDVFPPNQQIQIRIQLASVLEGIISQRLFPTSDKKGRVCATEILVNNSAIANLIRNEKVHQIPSVMQTNRASGMHTLETSIQDLVKAGRITEAAAQPYLQARDA from the coding sequence ATCAATACACAAATTCAAGAACTAATGAGGGTGGCGTTTAATTATAAAGCATCTGATCTCCATTTAACCGTCGGAGTGCCTCCGATTTTGCGAATTAATGGGGAACTAAAACGATACGGAAAGGAAGCTTTAAAGCCTCAAGACTTGGAAGGAATGACGAAGGATATCGTGCCTGAAACGCATTGGGATACATTTTGTGATAAAGGTGAGCTAGACTTTTCATACGGTCTTCCAGACGTTTCGAGGTTTCGTGTCAATGCTTATCATCAGCGGGGGTCAAAGTCGCTAGCGATTCGAATTATTCCAACTATTGTTCCAACACTTGAAGATTTAAAAATGCCGCCGATATTAAAAACAATAGCAGCAAAACCTCAAGGTCTTGTTCTTGTGACAGGACCGACGGGAAGTGGGAAATCAACCACCCTTGCTTCTATGATTCATCACATGAACACGACGATGAAACGGCACATCATCACCCTTGAAGATCCGATTGAGTATTTGCATCGACACGGAACGAGTATTATTGATCAGCGAGAAATTGGTTTTGACACACAAAGCTTTGCAAACGGCCTTCGTGCTTCTCTCCGTCAGGATCCTGACGTTATTTTAGTCGGAGAGCTTCGTGATTTAGAAACGATTCATACGGCGATTACAGCTGCTGAGACGGGTCACTTAGTACTTGGAACGCTACATACCTCAAGTGCACCTTCAACAATTAACCGTGTGCTTGACGTATTTCCACCAAATCAGCAGATTCAAATTCGAATTCAGCTCGCCTCAGTACTAGAAGGCATTATTTCACAACGTCTGTTTCCAACGTCTGATAAAAAAGGGCGGGTCTGTGCAACGGAGATTTTGGTGAATAATTCGGCAATCGCCAACCTTATTCGTAACGAAAAGGTTCATCAAATACCGAGTGTGATGCAGACGAATCGTGCTTCGGGAATGCATACGTTAGAGACATCGATTCAAGATCTCGTGAAAGCAGGGCGTATAACCGAAGCTGCTGCTCAACCTTATCTACAAGCGAGGGATGCTTAG
- the radC gene encoding RadC family protein: protein MSQETLLIKDFPQDERPRERLMLYGAKSLSNHELLGILLRTGTKEESVLQLSNRILQHFDGLKLLQDASIEEITHIKGIGTAKAVHIMAAIELGRRIGQLRPEDRYVIRSPEDGANYLMEELRVLSQEHFVCLYLNTKNQVLHKQTIFIGSLNSSIVHPREVFKEAFRRSAASIICVHNHPSGDPTPSREDIEVTKRLKECGRIIGIDLLDHLIIGDRKYISLKEKGYV, encoded by the coding sequence ATGAGTCAGGAAACGCTCTTAATTAAAGATTTTCCACAAGATGAACGTCCCCGTGAACGCTTAATGCTTTACGGGGCGAAAAGTCTGTCAAACCACGAACTGCTAGGAATACTTCTTCGCACAGGAACGAAGGAAGAATCTGTCCTCCAATTATCAAACCGAATCCTTCAGCACTTTGATGGCCTTAAACTCCTTCAAGACGCCTCCATTGAAGAAATTACTCACATTAAAGGAATTGGAACTGCAAAGGCTGTCCATATTATGGCGGCGATTGAATTAGGAAGACGCATCGGGCAGCTTCGCCCTGAGGATCGATACGTGATTCGAAGTCCAGAGGACGGAGCCAATTACTTAATGGAAGAGCTTCGTGTTTTGTCACAGGAGCATTTTGTTTGTTTATATTTGAATACGAAAAATCAGGTCCTTCATAAGCAGACCATTTTTATTGGCAGCCTGAATTCCTCTATTGTCCATCCACGTGAAGTGTTTAAAGAAGCCTTCCGGCGATCAGCCGCCTCGATTATTTGTGTGCATAACCATCCTTCCGGTGATCCTACTCCGAGCAGAGAAGATATTGAAGTAACGAAGCGTTTGAAAGAGTGCGGGAGAATAATTGGAATTGATTTGTTGGATCACCTAATAATTGGTGACCGGAAATACATCAGTTTGAAAGAAAAAGGCTATGTGTAA
- a CDS encoding PilN domain-containing protein → MLVEINLLPKKQAKNAALILVLAIILVIVAAGSTFLVWKQTTLQESVNELDRQTEALQEERATKQKPETVATENKSVQQLQTTVDWVKQYPVETMPVLKEIAKLLPERGFLEQFTYASDGKVSLTIQFDTNRDAAFYLSQLESSKLITDARILTVQAGVIVETYLDGSTSQSIGENNTVNATDTDQAPRYKATYEVTINKDEVKKAAEKEGDS, encoded by the coding sequence ATGTTAGTTGAAATTAATCTGCTTCCGAAAAAACAGGCGAAAAATGCGGCGCTTATTCTTGTTTTAGCTATTATTCTAGTCATTGTCGCAGCAGGAAGTACGTTTTTAGTATGGAAGCAGACAACTCTTCAAGAGTCAGTGAATGAACTTGATCGTCAAACTGAGGCGCTGCAGGAAGAGCGAGCAACAAAGCAAAAGCCAGAAACGGTAGCTACTGAAAATAAATCCGTTCAGCAGTTGCAAACAACGGTAGATTGGGTCAAGCAGTATCCTGTGGAGACGATGCCTGTGTTAAAAGAAATTGCGAAGCTGTTGCCAGAGAGAGGTTTCTTAGAGCAGTTTACATACGCAAGTGATGGCAAAGTTTCTCTTACGATTCAGTTCGATACGAATCGTGATGCCGCTTTTTACCTAAGTCAGCTTGAAAGCTCAAAGCTTATTACGGATGCTCGTATCTTAACGGTACAAGCAGGTGTAATTGTTGAAACATATTTAGATGGTTCAACGAGTCAGTCAATCGGTGAAAACAATACCGTGAATGCGACGGATACAGATCAAGCTCCAAGGTACAAGGCAACCTATGAGGTCACGATTAATAAAGACGAAGTAAAAAAAGCAGCGGAGAAGGAGGGGGATTCATGA
- the pilM gene encoding type IV pilus biogenesis protein PilM, giving the protein MVLSLLSAKNKVGNLLIEDHVIRYVELKQTNPMVVSKKKEHYLPAGLVEEGRIIDPASLSLILDECISDWGIKGTKVRFIVPNSVVVVRTQKLERALAEDEIRSYLYLEMGSSIHLPFENASFDFVIKGQTEEETEIILFAAPELLIQEYMEVLEKSKLKPLAADIAALSLYRLCFYEDRVKPDAHQMLVQFDLFSVNVSIFHKHQPLFVRSIPLDFVKSDWSINVNDEETDFHYSEGKEQYLFGLEDVYQEFKRILDFYRFSYQDGEKLVNDIILTGEHPFLEAIASQLEERVTIPVQTFSLSASRTQIDTHVQPRYYVPLGLGLKGVL; this is encoded by the coding sequence ATGGTTTTGTCATTACTGTCAGCGAAAAATAAAGTTGGAAATCTACTTATTGAGGACCACGTAATCCGTTATGTTGAATTAAAACAGACTAATCCGATGGTCGTATCAAAAAAGAAAGAGCATTATTTACCCGCAGGTCTAGTTGAAGAAGGTCGTATTATTGACCCTGCAAGTCTCTCGCTCATTTTAGACGAGTGCATTTCAGATTGGGGGATAAAGGGGACAAAGGTTCGTTTTATCGTACCAAATTCAGTTGTCGTGGTGCGAACTCAAAAGCTAGAGCGTGCGCTAGCAGAGGATGAGATTCGTAGTTATTTATATTTAGAGATGGGTTCTAGCATTCATTTGCCGTTTGAAAATGCTTCCTTTGATTTTGTGATAAAGGGGCAAACGGAAGAAGAGACAGAAATCATTTTATTTGCAGCACCGGAGCTTCTTATTCAGGAATATATGGAGGTTTTAGAAAAGTCCAAGCTAAAACCGCTTGCTGCCGATATTGCGGCGCTGTCTCTTTATCGCCTTTGTTTTTACGAAGACCGCGTAAAGCCTGATGCGCATCAAATGCTTGTACAGTTTGATTTGTTTTCCGTCAATGTAAGCATCTTTCACAAACATCAGCCGTTATTTGTTCGTAGCATACCGCTTGATTTTGTGAAAAGCGATTGGTCAATTAACGTAAACGATGAAGAGACCGATTTTCACTATTCAGAAGGCAAAGAGCAATATTTATTCGGATTAGAGGATGTGTATCAAGAATTTAAACGTATTTTAGATTTTTACCGATTTTCCTATCAAGACGGTGAGAAGCTCGTTAACGACATCATTCTAACAGGCGAGCATCCGTTCTTAGAAGCAATTGCGAGTCAGCTTGAAGAGCGAGTAACAATTCCTGTTCAAACCTTTTCTCTTAGTGCTAGCAGAACCCAAATTGATACGCATGTGCAGCCACGTTATTATGTCCCTCTTGGTTTAGGGCTTAAGGGGGTGCTGTGA
- a CDS encoding type II secretion system protein, translating to MGRLLKQQRGMTLMELLAVIVILGIVAAIAIPSIGNIIEKSKDQAFVANAVAMKEAATLHKRSYEVVTDSVKEKLTYEELLQGGYIDTILDPFTKEEWTAKKDDQKSFVDLRFEDGKIKYYVCLNGATKSLCGPDGKGILSTDLSVDQLLPSK from the coding sequence ATGGGAAGATTACTTAAACAGCAGCGAGGCATGACGTTAATGGAATTGCTCGCTGTCATCGTTATTTTAGGAATTGTCGCTGCGATCGCGATCCCTTCCATTGGGAACATTATTGAAAAGTCGAAGGATCAGGCTTTCGTAGCGAATGCAGTAGCCATGAAAGAAGCAGCTACCCTTCACAAACGATCCTATGAAGTCGTGACTGATTCGGTAAAAGAAAAGCTGACATATGAGGAGCTTTTGCAGGGAGGATACATCGATACGATCCTCGATCCTTTTACCAAAGAAGAATGGACGGCGAAAAAGGATGATCAAAAATCCTTCGTGGACTTACGCTTTGAAGATGGAAAGATAAAATACTATGTCTGCCTAAACGGGGCTACAAAGTCACTTTGTGGTCCAGACGGGAAAGGGATTCTTTCTACAGACCTTTCAGTGGATCAATTATTGCCTAGTAAATAA
- a CDS encoding prepilin peptidase, translating into MLILNTYIFLLGITLGSFYNVVGLRVPEGKSIVRPRSACPGCQHELTALELVPVLSYIMQGGKCKNCRSKISPIYPIVEFLTGALFVLSFHVFGWSAETIVACTLVSLCIIITVSDLAYMIIPDKVLAVFLILFVAERIWMPLTPWWDSVVGAVVGFGLLFIIALVSRGGMGGGDIKLYGVLGIVLGWKVTLLSFFLATLFGAVIGGVGMIIGKVKRGKPMPFGPFIVMGTLLAYFYGTRILNWYWSFVL; encoded by the coding sequence ATGCTAATCCTAAACACATACATCTTCCTACTCGGAATTACCCTCGGCTCATTTTATAACGTCGTGGGTCTCCGGGTACCGGAAGGGAAGTCCATTGTTCGACCGCGCTCAGCTTGTCCAGGCTGTCAGCATGAGCTGACGGCTTTGGAGCTGGTACCGGTCCTTTCTTACATAATGCAGGGGGGCAAATGTAAGAATTGTCGTAGTAAAATATCCCCGATTTATCCTATAGTAGAGTTTTTGACAGGAGCATTATTTGTCCTGTCTTTTCATGTATTTGGGTGGAGTGCAGAAACAATCGTCGCATGTACCCTTGTATCACTTTGTATCATTATTACCGTGTCCGATTTGGCCTACATGATTATCCCCGATAAGGTGCTTGCTGTGTTTCTCATTCTGTTTGTCGCAGAACGGATTTGGATGCCGCTTACGCCGTGGTGGGATTCCGTAGTAGGAGCAGTTGTAGGGTTCGGTCTTTTATTTATCATTGCGCTCGTTAGCCGGGGGGGGATGGGCGGCGGTGATATTAAGCTTTACGGAGTGCTAGGAATTGTACTTGGCTGGAAGGTAACGCTTCTTTCCTTTTTCCTAGCAACGCTGTTTGGAGCCGTTATTGGTGGTGTTGGAATGATCATCGGTAAAGTAAAACGAGGAAAGCCGATGCCGTTTGGGCCATTTATTGTAATGGGAACGCTGCTTGCTTATTTTTATGGGACAAGAATATTGAACTGGTATTGGTCGTTTGTACTTTAA
- a CDS encoding SPOR domain-containing protein produces MDKQTKGITVKINGQEKTFSEEIMQHDEQEQAATTEEEEWGIPNIEHDANVADKVVYIEDLRDIKKKNVKLAKKKAVYGGTPFKKALMIGILAAVIGTGLGMASLRMLTANNLEAETPSSSIVTAQQPTKTETTKPLPAAQSANLDVFTVQAGVFSTEKAAKEGQDELKKKGYAASVVKKDETYLLFIGVGMNQSDAKSLAGTYKGNGVDSFAKSYTIQSLDQKVTPIYEQLAGQSVQAALGQDIDSVSDAEKKLTNMKETSEVKKLREVCQLLDSYRKDKKAEDATKAQELLLTVLSDHTS; encoded by the coding sequence ATGGACAAGCAAACAAAGGGGATCACCGTTAAAATTAACGGACAGGAAAAGACATTTTCCGAGGAAATAATGCAGCATGATGAACAAGAGCAGGCGGCGACCACGGAGGAAGAAGAGTGGGGAATACCGAACATTGAACACGATGCGAATGTTGCCGATAAGGTCGTCTATATAGAAGATTTGCGTGATATAAAAAAGAAAAACGTAAAACTAGCGAAGAAAAAAGCTGTGTACGGCGGAACGCCATTTAAAAAAGCGCTCATGATTGGCATACTAGCAGCCGTCATTGGAACAGGTCTTGGAATGGCTAGTCTTCGTATGCTAACAGCCAATAACCTTGAGGCAGAGACGCCTTCTAGTTCGATTGTCACAGCGCAGCAGCCTACCAAAACGGAAACAACAAAGCCCCTTCCTGCTGCTCAAAGTGCGAACCTCGACGTGTTCACGGTGCAAGCAGGTGTCTTTTCTACAGAAAAGGCCGCAAAAGAGGGACAAGATGAATTAAAGAAAAAAGGCTATGCCGCTTCGGTAGTGAAAAAGGATGAAACGTATTTATTGTTTATCGGCGTTGGAATGAATCAATCGGATGCGAAGTCTCTTGCGGGAACTTATAAAGGTAATGGCGTAGACTCGTTTGCTAAATCCTATACGATCCAATCCCTTGATCAAAAAGTGACGCCGATTTATGAACAGCTAGCAGGACAGTCGGTGCAGGCAGCATTAGGTCAGGACATTGACTCTGTAAGCGATGCAGAAAAGAAGTTGACGAACATGAAAGAAACATCTGAAGTGAAAAAGCTTCGTGAAGTGTGCCAGCTGTTGGACTCTTATCGTAAAGATAAAAAAGCAGAGGATGCAACGAAGGCGCAGGAGCTTTTGTTGACCGTCCTATCTGATCATACGTCGTAA
- a CDS encoding Maf family protein, with product MTAKLILASGSPRRKELLQQLHLPFSIQVSDLEETFNEQDSPENIVMSLALQKAQEVAKNHFSSYVLGADTVVVSEGRILGKPVDEQDAISTLQSLSGKTHQVMTGVAIIFGTNIVNFYERTDVTFWELTQSEIERYVKSGEPMDKAGSYGIQGLGAAFVKGIYGDYFSVVGLPLARTIRELRSIGFSF from the coding sequence ATGACAGCTAAGCTAATACTTGCCTCAGGTTCTCCTCGTCGCAAAGAACTTCTTCAACAATTACATCTTCCTTTTTCTATTCAAGTAAGCGATCTTGAAGAAACGTTTAATGAGCAGGACTCTCCAGAGAATATTGTGATGTCACTTGCCCTACAGAAGGCACAGGAGGTGGCAAAGAACCACTTTTCTTCCTATGTGTTAGGAGCAGACACGGTAGTAGTTAGTGAGGGGCGTATTCTCGGAAAACCTGTGGATGAACAGGATGCGATTTCTACACTTCAATCACTATCAGGAAAAACCCATCAGGTGATGACAGGGGTTGCCATCATCTTCGGAACAAACATCGTCAACTTCTACGAACGGACAGACGTGACGTTTTGGGAATTAACGCAGTCGGAAATTGAACGCTACGTAAAAAGCGGAGAGCCAATGGATAAGGCAGGCTCTTACGGTATTCAAGGACTAGGCGCAGCTTTTGTGAAAGGCATATACGGAGATTACTTTTCTGTTGTGGGTCTTCCATTAGCACGAACGATTCGCGAACTGCGATCCATTGGCTTCTCCTTTTAA
- a CDS encoding type IV pilin protein, producing the protein MFKKVLKNQKGLTLIELLAVVVILGIIAAIAIPSIGNIIQKSKEDAVKSDAMQVISAAKTYVSANGIPEGTTPAGTMTDVVLKKYVDDVSLDAGYSVQVVTDTDGAATYKLTGVKTIGNAVITFTGATLKGIKADKDFTGKPRTITGDTVAATTTTK; encoded by the coding sequence GTGTTTAAAAAAGTACTTAAAAATCAAAAAGGTTTAACGCTAATCGAGTTACTCGCTGTTGTTGTTATTTTGGGGATTATTGCTGCGATTGCAATTCCTAGTATTGGGAATATTATTCAGAAGTCTAAGGAAGATGCAGTAAAGTCAGACGCTATGCAAGTTATTAGTGCTGCAAAGACATACGTGTCAGCAAATGGAATTCCTGAAGGTACTACACCTGCGGGTACAATGACAGATGTTGTGTTAAAGAAATATGTAGATGATGTCTCACTAGATGCAGGCTATTCCGTGCAGGTTGTTACTGATACTGATGGTGCAGCAACTTATAAGCTTACTGGTGTAAAAACAATTGGTAATGCGGTTATTACTTTTACTGGTGCTACTTTGAAAGGGATAAAAGCAGATAAAGATTTTACTGGAAAACCGAGAACAATTACAGGTGATACAGTCGCTGCTACTACTACTACTAAGTAA
- a CDS encoding type II secretion system F family protein, whose protein sequence is MPQYKYLGRDQSGRNKNGKLFSTSKREATLKLKQKGIRVEEIQEIPETLLNKELSFGSRVKLHDFVIYLRQFATLLKAGVTVVDSTRILANQTQSKTLQRALISIEEDLRNGNPLSEATLKHKNLFPIMFINMVRAGEIAGNLDETLDRLATYFEKQHRTRQKIKGALAYPAVITVVAIAVVIFLLVAVVPTFVDMFKDFGAQLPAITVFVLNSSEFMQKFWWLIVLVILLFVGLLFVLYKDAKTRYYLDLILLKMPVFGSIVQKAAIARMTRTLGSLFSSSVPILRALTIVETIVGNEILARVLKQSRDSLEEGLPLTMPMENHWAIPPLVSHMIAIGEQTGSLDAMLTKVADFYESEVEIATDRLKSLIEPIMILVLASVVGTIVISIMVPMFDIYNHVQ, encoded by the coding sequence GTGCCGCAGTATAAATATTTAGGTCGTGATCAGAGTGGGCGGAATAAAAACGGCAAGTTATTTAGCACGTCAAAGAGGGAAGCGACGCTAAAGCTCAAGCAAAAGGGCATTCGCGTAGAAGAAATTCAGGAGATTCCCGAGACGCTGTTAAATAAAGAGCTATCGTTTGGAAGTCGAGTTAAGTTACATGACTTTGTCATTTACCTGCGCCAGTTTGCAACGCTGTTAAAAGCTGGGGTTACGGTTGTTGACTCAACGCGAATTCTCGCAAATCAAACGCAAAGTAAAACGCTACAGCGAGCGCTTATATCAATCGAAGAGGATCTTCGAAACGGAAATCCATTATCTGAAGCAACGCTTAAACACAAAAATTTGTTTCCGATTATGTTTATCAACATGGTTCGTGCCGGGGAAATTGCCGGTAACTTAGACGAGACGCTTGATCGTCTGGCTACGTACTTTGAAAAACAGCACCGCACGCGACAAAAAATCAAAGGCGCACTCGCTTATCCAGCCGTTATTACAGTAGTGGCAATTGCGGTTGTCATTTTCCTCTTAGTAGCAGTCGTTCCAACGTTTGTCGACATGTTTAAAGATTTTGGTGCTCAGCTTCCAGCAATTACGGTGTTCGTCTTAAATTCGAGTGAGTTTATGCAGAAATTTTGGTGGCTTATTGTACTCGTTATTCTTCTGTTTGTAGGTCTTTTGTTTGTCCTTTATAAGGATGCAAAAACGCGCTATTATCTCGATCTTATTTTATTAAAAATGCCTGTGTTCGGCTCAATCGTTCAAAAAGCAGCGATTGCCCGAATGACGAGAACGCTCGGTTCCTTGTTTAGTAGCTCGGTTCCGATTTTACGGGCGCTCACAATCGTTGAAACAATTGTCGGAAATGAAATTTTAGCCCGAGTGCTAAAGCAATCGCGAGACTCACTAGAAGAAGGACTACCGCTTACGATGCCAATGGAAAATCACTGGGCAATTCCACCGCTCGTGTCGCATATGATTGCGATAGGGGAGCAAACCGGTTCTCTCGATGCGATGCTAACAAAAGTAGCAGACTTCTATGAATCAGAGGTCGAGATCGCGACCGACCGCTTAAAATCACTGATTGAGCCCATTATGATTTTAGTGCTCGCTAGTGTCGTTGGAACTATTGTAATCTCAATTATGGTTCCAATGTTCGATATTTATAATCATGTTCAATAA